CGCCGGGCGGTTATTTCGTCACGCGGCTTGGACACGTGGTCACGGCCACCAGCGTGCGTTTCTATGCGGCCGATTCGGAGCAGGAAGGCATGCTGGGGCGTCAGCAGGAAATCGAGAATATCGGCAAACAGTTGCGCGCCCAGCAATTGCTGGCCGAAGAGGCGCGCGCCCGTTCCGTGCGGGCCGATGCAGCCGTGGGAACCTTGACGCGCAACCTGTCGGACTTGCGCCTGCGCATACAGCAGCTCACGTCGTCCGTGCATACTTTGCAACTGGACGTGGTCAAATTGTCGGAAGTCGAAGCGCGTTTCAACCAGCGCAGCACGCAGATCGGCGCGGACCTGGCGGAAATCGCCGCGCAGGAAGCGGAGCAAATGCAGACCAAGCTGGAATCGGAAGAGAAATTCGAACAGCTGGACATGGAACTGGGCAACTTGCAGGAAGCGCACGAAGACGGCCATACGGATTTCTTGCAAAAAGAACAGCGTCTGGCCGAAGCACGCGAAGCCTTGCGCGACCTGGAACGGGCTGCCAAGGATACGGAATACGCGGAAAAAGCCCACCGTGCGAAGATCGAGGAATTGCGCCGCAATATCGCCACGGCCAGTACGCAGGCGCAGCAAGTGACGGCCAGCCTGCAGGCGGGCGAACTGGAACTGGCCAACCTGGAAAGCGGCGCGGCGGCCGACGGCTTGCAGGATCTGCTGGAGCGCCGCACCACGCAGGAGCGGGCGCTGGCAGACGCGCGCCATGAACTGGACCAGATTACGCAGCAGCTGCGCCTGTCCGAAGATGCGCGCACGCAATCGGAGCGCAGCTTGCAGCCGCAGCGCGACAAGATCATGGAAATGCAGCTCAAGGAGCAAGCCGCGCGCCTGAACCAGGAGCAATTCGCCCAGCAATTGCTGGAATCGGGCGCCGATGAAGCGGCCCTGACGGAAAAGCTGCACCCGGACATGCGTCCATCGTATCTGCAGGGCGAAGTGACGCGCCTGACGAACGCCATCACGGGCCTGGGCGCCGTCAACCTGGCCGCGCTGGACGAACTGGCGCAGGCGTCCGAGCGCAAGAATTTCCTCGATGCCCAGAATGCCGACCTGACGGAAGCGATCAATACCTTGGAAGACGCGATCCACAAGATCGACAAGGAAACACGCGACTTGCTGCAAGACACGTTCGACAAGGTCAACCATCACTTTTCCGAGCTGTTCCCCATCCTGTTTGGCGGGGGGCAGGCCAGGCTGACCATGACGGGCGACGAGATTCTCGATTCCGGTGTACAAGTCATGGCGCAGCCTCCTGGCAAGAAAAATGCCACCATCCACCTGTTGTCCGGTGGAGAAAAGGCGCTGACCGCAACCGCATTGGTGTTTTCCATGTTCCGCCTGAATCCGGCGCCGTTCTGCCTGCTCGACGAAGTCGATGCACCGCTGGACGATTCGAACACGGAACGCTTTTGCCGCATGGTCAAGCGCATGTCCGACCAGACCCAATTCCTTTTCATTTCGCATAACAAGATTGCGATGGAAATGGCCCATCAATTGATCGGTGTGACGATGCAGGAGCAGGGCGTATCGCGCATCGTGGCGGTGGACATGGAGTCCGCCGCAAATTTTGCAACCGAGGCACAAGCAGCATGACAGACTTACAAATTACCTTGTTCGGCGCCGGCGGCGTCTTTATCGTCGGCGTTTTCTCGTACAACAAATGGCAGGAATACAAGGCCAAGAAAAGCGTGGAACGGGCTTTTTCCACCGACCACGACGACGTGCTGATGCGCGAGGGCGACGCCCCCGCAGTGGAAGCCCAGGAACCCGTGCTGCGCCAGGAACCGCGCTTTGACGCCGCGCCTGCCGCCAAGGCCGAGCCGTCGTTCGGCGCGCCGCCAGCCGCGCCCGTGTCCGACGCCCCCGTGCATGCGGAACCGTCGCTGGGGGATATCCCTGCCGAGACGGTCGCGGCAGCCGCCGCCGAGCCCGTGCAAGAAGTGAGCGCTGCCAGCGAACAGGCGACCAGCCTGGTCGACCCGCTGATCGATTGCCTGCTGCCTTTGTCGCTGGAAGCGCCCGTGCGCGGCGACAAGATCCTGCCCGTGCTGCAAACCCTGCGCCTGGTGGGCAACAAGCCCGTCCACTTCATCGGTTTGCACGTGAATGGCGACTGGGAACCGATCACGCATGGCGGTGTCTATACGAAGATGCAGGGCGGCGTGCAGCTGGCCAGCCGCAGCACGGCCTTGAATGAACTCGAATACTCGGAACTGGTCACGCGCTTGCGTGGCGTGGCCGACGAGATCGGTGCCGAGCCGGAAGTGCCCGACATGATGGAAGTGATGGCCGAAGCGCGCACCTTGCACCGCTTCGTTGCCGGCCACGACGCGCAACTGGGCGTCAACCTGCACACGAACGGCGCGCCGTGGGCCATTTCCACCTTGCTGTTTGCGCTGGAAAAGCAGGGCTTCGACGTGCGTCCGGACGGCCGCTTCGTCATGCCCGATGGCGACG
Above is a genomic segment from Janthinobacterium sp. 64 containing:
- a CDS encoding cell division protein ZipA C-terminal FtsZ-binding domain-containing protein; translated protein: MTDLQITLFGAGGVFIVGVFSYNKWQEYKAKKSVERAFSTDHDDVLMREGDAPAVEAQEPVLRQEPRFDAAPAAKAEPSFGAPPAAPVSDAPVHAEPSLGDIPAETVAAAAAEPVQEVSAASEQATSLVDPLIDCLLPLSLEAPVRGDKILPVLQTLRLVGNKPVHFIGLHVNGDWEPITHGGVYTKMQGGVQLASRSTALNELEYSELVTRLRGVADEIGAEPEVPDMMEVMAEARTLHRFVAGHDAQLGVNLHTNGAPWAISTLLFALEKQGFDVRPDGRFVMPDGDGSYLFSLSTNVTLAEETTSRLTLLLDVPCVAPARDGFGAMVACAKALVGRLDATIVDDYNQALSDAALAEIAGQVQEFYQEMDAADIPAGSTRALRLFS